The following are from one region of the Mesorhizobium sp. B2-8-5 genome:
- a CDS encoding SGNH/GDSL hydrolase family protein produces MQRLLALLTWLAFPVYVWQGLGVRRRTTRMLPARGPVLHEIPGKAPPVALLVLGDSSAASVGIEQSEYGLAAQLAGLIAERTGSAVRWRAAGFNSATSGQIRDYVLPNLSADHWTHIVLAIGTNDTKNFHSVPRFKKEFGGLLYALRAKWPEARVVWSPVLEFTRSPAMPPLLGRILEIRATEMNRMGARLCNERGAIAAARLPITDPEAGFASDGFHASEAGYRAWAEHLLDFVLGGEASKVS; encoded by the coding sequence ATGCAGCGCCTGCTTGCCCTTCTCACCTGGCTCGCTTTCCCGGTCTATGTCTGGCAGGGCCTCGGCGTGCGCCGGCGCACCACGCGCATGCTGCCCGCGCGAGGCCCGGTCCTGCACGAGATACCAGGCAAGGCGCCGCCCGTCGCCTTGCTGGTCCTGGGCGACTCCTCGGCAGCGTCAGTCGGGATCGAGCAATCCGAATACGGGCTTGCCGCACAGCTTGCCGGCCTGATCGCCGAACGCACCGGCAGCGCCGTGCGCTGGCGCGCCGCCGGCTTCAATTCGGCGACATCCGGCCAGATCCGCGATTATGTCCTGCCCAACCTGTCGGCCGATCATTGGACCCATATCGTGCTTGCCATCGGCACCAACGACACCAAGAACTTCCACTCCGTGCCGCGCTTCAAGAAGGAGTTCGGCGGCCTGCTCTACGCGCTGCGCGCCAAATGGCCGGAAGCGCGTGTCGTGTGGTCGCCGGTGCTGGAATTCACCCGCTCGCCGGCAATGCCGCCATTGCTCGGCAGGATTCTCGAGATCCGCGCCACGGAAATGAACCGGATGGGCGCGCGGCTCTGCAACGAGCGCGGCGCCATTGCCGCTGCGCGCCTGCCGATCACCGATCCCGAGGCCGGTTTCGCCTCCGACGGATTCCACGCTTCCGAAGCAGGCTATCGCGCCTGGGCGGAGCATCTGCTGGATTTCGTGCTGGGTGGTGAAGCGAGCAAGGTAAGTTGA
- a CDS encoding helix-turn-helix transcriptional regulator, with amino-acid sequence MRRADRLFQIVQHLRGGRLVTAQKLGTWLEVSERTIYRDIADLQSTGVPIDGEAGVGYMMREGFDLPPLMFTRDEIVALVAGARMVRAFGGAAMARAADEALVKIGAVLPDAEKDRIARTEIHTPMWVVSDAAREAIDLIERAVEKRQVLTIDYSDEAGRGTARDIRPLGLWFWGKVWTLVAWCEMRDDFRAFRIDRIASVVIAGRIFKPERGKQLADFYRAVERSEDYGMAPDRAART; translated from the coding sequence ATGCGCCGCGCCGACAGGCTTTTCCAGATCGTGCAGCATTTGCGGGGTGGCCGGCTGGTCACCGCGCAGAAGCTCGGCACGTGGCTCGAGGTTTCCGAGCGTACCATTTACCGCGACATAGCCGACCTGCAGTCGACCGGCGTGCCGATCGACGGCGAAGCGGGCGTCGGCTACATGATGAGGGAGGGTTTCGACCTTCCGCCGCTGATGTTCACGCGTGACGAGATCGTGGCGCTGGTGGCCGGCGCCCGCATGGTGCGCGCTTTTGGCGGCGCGGCAATGGCGAGGGCCGCCGACGAGGCGCTGGTCAAGATCGGCGCGGTGCTGCCCGATGCCGAGAAGGACCGCATCGCCCGTACCGAGATCCACACGCCGATGTGGGTGGTGAGCGACGCCGCGCGCGAGGCCATCGACTTGATCGAGCGCGCCGTCGAGAAACGCCAGGTGCTGACCATCGACTATTCCGACGAGGCCGGCCGCGGCACCGCGCGCGACATCAGACCGCTCGGCCTGTGGTTCTGGGGCAAGGTCTGGACCCTGGTCGCATGGTGCGAGATGCGCGACGATTTCCGCGCTTTCCGCATCGACCGCATCGCCTCGGTCGTCATCGCCGGCCGTATCTTCAAGCCGGAGCGCGGCAAGCAGCTCGCCGATTTCTACCGCGCCGTCGAGCGCTCAGAGGATTACGGCATGGCGCCCGACCGCGCCGCGCGGACGTGA
- a CDS encoding DUF1127 domain-containing protein, translating into MNPISAFRKWRMYNETVRELNKLNARQLSDLGINRADIERIARQAV; encoded by the coding sequence ATGAACCCGATCAGTGCTTTCCGTAAGTGGCGCATGTACAACGAGACCGTGCGTGAATTGAACAAGCTCAATGCCCGTCAGCTGAGCGACCTCGGCATCAACCGTGCCGACATCGAGCGTATCGCCCGTCAGGCGGTGTAA
- a CDS encoding DUF899 domain-containing protein: MHRNAVVSREDWFEAHRKHLEREKELTRFRAAVAAERRQLPWFKLRKDYVFESEAGPTRLGDLFAGNSQLIVYHFMMTPGCDHRCQGCSFLADHIDGANQHLKHHDVSLVVVSRAPLAEILPYKRRMGWRFDWVSSYASDFNFDLQVSFTDRQIAAGETTYNFEKRPLRSKDLPGTSVFYRDGNGDIFLTFLSRARGGDALIGAYHYLDMTPKGRDEAGPYHNLMDWVRLHDEYQDKDRPDCCA; encoded by the coding sequence ATGCATCGCAATGCCGTGGTTTCGCGCGAGGACTGGTTCGAGGCGCATCGCAAGCATCTGGAACGCGAGAAGGAACTGACGCGGTTCCGCGCCGCTGTCGCCGCGGAGCGGCGGCAACTGCCCTGGTTCAAGCTGCGCAAGGATTATGTCTTTGAAAGCGAAGCGGGACCGACGCGCCTAGGCGACCTGTTCGCCGGCAACAGCCAGCTGATCGTCTACCATTTCATGATGACGCCGGGTTGCGATCACCGTTGCCAGGGCTGCTCGTTCCTCGCCGACCATATCGACGGCGCCAACCAGCATCTGAAGCATCATGACGTCTCGCTGGTCGTTGTCTCGCGCGCGCCGCTCGCGGAAATCCTGCCTTACAAGCGACGCATGGGCTGGAGGTTCGACTGGGTGTCGTCCTACGCGTCCGATTTCAACTTCGACCTGCAGGTCTCCTTCACCGACAGGCAGATCGCGGCGGGCGAAACCACCTACAATTTCGAGAAGCGTCCGTTGCGGTCGAAAGACCTGCCGGGCACCAGCGTCTTTTATCGCGACGGCAATGGCGACATCTTCCTCACCTTCCTGTCGCGGGCCCGCGGCGGCGACGCGCTGATCGGGGCCTATCATTATCTCGACATGACGCCCAAGGGCCGCGACGAGGCCGGTCCGTATCACAACCTGATGGACTGGGTACGCCTGCACGACGAATACCAGGACAAGGACCGGCCGGACTGCTGCGCGTGA
- a CDS encoding DUF1013 domain-containing protein: MANSLLMPKATAVWLVDNTALSFEQIAQFCGLHPLEVKAIADGESAQGIKGMDPIITGQLTRDEIARGEKDVNYRLKLSEPKVRVPESKRKGPRYTPLSKRQDRPNAILWLVRNHPELKDAQISRLVGTTKSTIEQIRERKHWNSANLQPMDPVTLGLTSQIDLDLEVNRASRGREPAQPVGDTLLPAALTERLVPAPEKPKDEDQELDANAVFAKLSALKSKNEDADDE, translated from the coding sequence ATGGCCAATTCGCTGCTGATGCCCAAGGCGACCGCCGTCTGGCTGGTCGACAACACCGCGCTCTCCTTCGAGCAGATCGCGCAGTTCTGCGGATTGCATCCGCTCGAGGTCAAGGCGATCGCCGACGGCGAGTCGGCGCAAGGCATCAAGGGCATGGACCCGATCATCACCGGCCAGCTGACGCGCGACGAGATCGCGCGCGGCGAGAAGGACGTCAACTACCGGCTGAAGCTGTCGGAGCCTAAGGTGCGGGTGCCTGAATCGAAACGCAAGGGCCCGCGCTACACGCCGCTGTCGAAGCGCCAGGACCGGCCGAACGCCATCCTGTGGCTGGTGCGCAACCACCCGGAACTCAAGGACGCGCAGATCTCGCGTCTTGTCGGCACCACCAAGTCGACGATCGAGCAGATCCGCGAGCGCAAGCACTGGAATTCGGCCAACCTGCAGCCGATGGATCCGGTGACGCTCGGCCTTACCTCGCAGATCGACCTCGACCTCGAAGTCAACCGCGCCTCGCGCGGCCGCGAGCCGGCGCAGCCCGTCGGCGACACGCTGCTGCCCGCGGCGCTCACCGAACGGCTGGTGCCCGCGCCCGAGAAGCCGAAGGACGAAGACCAGGAGCTGGACGCCAACGCCGTCTTCGCCAAGCTCTCGGCGCTCAAGTCGAAGAACGAGGATGCGGACGACGAGTAG